GAGACAGCTtgcgcacctttatttctgaaagtgtacaaTATAATACTCTTAtagttaatattatatttaatattaaatataatattttattatacaggatggaccatttatatggatacaccttaataaacttattgggagtttctcaagaaaaacaatggtgtgcttggttttaaacttaactttattctttcataagttatttacaagccccctcacatatactaatgtgccacaaacaggacgttaatatcaccaaccattcccattttattaaggtgtatcaatataaatggcccaccctgaaTAATATAACACAAAGTCAGGAAGGAGATAttaaaattcaaaacaaattttaCTCTACTTTGTTGTATGCACTGTTGAATATTTTGCGCATGTCACAGATAAAATACAGTTTATCAATTAGATACCATGTGCATATAAAACTCCACATACTCTATTACTGTAGAAACAGAAGAAATAACACAATACAATAATTGCATGCTACTTTATATACAGTCGAAGACAGCATttttttagccctcctgtttattttattccccaatttctgtttaacggagagcagatcttttttcaacacataaacataatagttttaataactcatctctaataactgatttatttgatctttgccatgatgacagtaaataatatttgacttgatattttcaggatactagcattcagcttaaagtgacatttaaaggcttaactaggttaactaggcaaatcattgtataacagtggtttgttctgtagaccagtggtccccaaccccagGGTTGCAGATTGGTActggtctgtggatcaattggtaccaggccacacaagaaatcattaattatttctgttttatttaatctgaacgatcttttattttgtaaaatgactattttctcggttacatctcggtcacttgattACCAAAATTTAATCCACAAGCTAGCAAAAACAAACAtccttggaaagtttctttgtgaaTGGGAAAAGGCctagtgaaggacccacgaactgccaaggaatagatccgcaacccatttgtcaacaaatcaggtgaatccaccatgtctgtgcaggAAGACCAACTGCTGGGGATCGCAAATGATGGCGACTTTAGGGGTTTTTCACATATCGCTTCTTTTCCACATGCAAGTTCATCATTTCCAATGAAGACATGTGGTTTGAGCGTGCTTAATGGGAGCGGCACGCATAAGCAGTGCAATGCAATGCAGGACAAGAACTGACCCATcaacttcatactttgtatggaatatacacactTCGGCAGACTAATTACTCAAacgctgcagtgctttttaattttctctgaggataaaacttgtatcaaagctgcagcaatgttttgtcagcttgtcatcctctgagaaaacgttgATGTCGCCTAGCAATCTACATAGAACCAACACCTCCACGGGCCACGATAAAATTCAAGCGTTGACTgggctgtagacaatcgaaaaaaaagcTCAagagggcaaataatattgaccttaaaatgttttttaaaacaaaaaaattgcttttattctagctgaaataaaacgaataagcttttctccagaagaaaaaatattatcggaaatactgtgaaaaactccttgctctgttaaacatcatttggggaatatcaCAGGAGGGTAgtggtgggcgatatgacctaaaattaatatcacggtatttttcatcttttgaacggtgacggtataatatcatggtattactttcaatagcaaaataatatacatctcaaggaagaacagacaaaagaaagtctcacttctatcactctttaaagttttggtttgggtcattgtaaatgctcagtctcgttatgagctgatcttcatttctctgtgttggtggaataaagcaggcaagtcagccgcaccaatttatgagcagacagagcaggattctcatgatgaccaccggcgcaatactgctctttgttatgagctgtagtttcagtgtaaacttagtaaaggtgagtttctttggcgatgatgtgtacagtattagattttatatttagcggacatttgcgctgaacacgtggtgaatgcaacgcatcgagattcaggcaccttctccgaaaacactcgattgatctcagctggcggatcaacatttacctcatgtcatgatcgctgtcatctgcgccattattattattataactttaggtgaggtttgcaaacctgtgcacttttcactcttcagccgtttgcatttcctgcagtaacaaaagctccctgttatctgacagcaggaagcgttgagtgactgacagctaatatgaaccaatacagcagcagggtagagcgattcagcaagtttttagagaaaatcaaatcagattgcactacaaccattatattcagacacacaaatgctcccaaatatattatgagggcgcatagattaaatttctggcgctcatgcgaccaaaatggttgcaatttcgagccctgtagtataaggacatgtattcagaccacaactgaacgtttgaagaaaattgaatgccttattatttagaattagctattattgatgtaaatgccgccgtttaaggtgcataattgatttattacggtattgacggtattagaaaatccatgtcgtggcgcaatgtcacaccggtgttgactatgacaccggtgtaccgcccacccctacaggagggcgaataattctggcTTCATCTGTACAATACTAAACAATAGATGAAGCTGCAGTGTTTGACCTTCACCACTCGATCGCTGCCACACGTGACCATCAGTCCTCGGTTGGGGTCCATGTCCATGTGAGCGATGCTGTGTTTCCCCTCATGAAACGTAGCCAGAGGAGTCCGACTGCAGCTCAAAACAACAGCAGTGGATTAACTTAAGTAGAAATAGATTCACATGTTGGATTAAAACAGCGATACAAAAGGAGACAAACTGAATAAAAGCAACTCACTCGTCCTCTTTGATGGTGTTGAAGCAGTCGTCACACATGCGCACCTGGAACTCAAAGCCCATGATGGGGTACGTCGAGCGCTTGGAACTACATTTCCCACAAATCGCCTTCCCACACTTCCTGCAGTGATGCTGGGAACAGGAAATGACATCAAAAAAAGCATTATATTTCCGTTATTAATTAATAGGACAAAATAAgatcaagaacaacaacaaaaactgatTTGGATATGCACATGACAATCACATTCGATTAATTCCACAGCCCTACTTTAAACCGTGTTGTTTCTCAGTACCTGTCGGAGCCCCAATGTCTTTGTGTCCCACATCTGCTTTATATTCCAGAAAAACGGCTGTTCACATTTCTGACAGGAATCGCTATCCAGCCACTGCGGAGCCTGAAACATTCACagagaaaaataaacacaaatctgAGCCACTGTTTGCTTACTATAGAGGTGAATGTGATCCAACACTGCTCCTGGGTCAGATATTTGACCATGGGCTTGTTTAAGCACATGTGCTGATTAAACATATGCCGATATTCGATAATATAATGATATCGTGGCCACCTCAAAATACACAGTGAATAATTGTCTATtagtggggcagcacggtggctcagtggttatcacagcaagaaggtcgctggttcgagtcccagctgggccagtaggcatttctgtgtggagtttgcatgttctccccgtattggcgtgggtttcctccaggtgctccggtttcccccacaagtctaaacacatgcgctataggggaattgggtaaacacaattggccgtaatgtatgattGAGtgcgaatgcaagagtgtatggatgtttcccagttctgggttgcggctggaagggcatccgctgtgtaaaacatatgccggaatagttggcggttcattccactgtggtgtttAATTATTCACGTTTCACATCTGGCAAAAACTTTTGATTGAAAGTTCCCTGATTATTAATGTCTATTGCTTGTTAACGCTTTCCAATAAGATTCCATtagttaacatcagttaatttaactaaactcacAATGAAAATGACAACAGCTTTTATTATGATGTTAATTTccttaattaatgcattaaaataattgtattcaatttattaaatgaagttaaTAACTAGGaaaattcagttgtatttttaaCTAAGCAATGAATATGGCTCTTTgttttctcactgttgattttattgcattaactaatgtttactaatgagacttCATTGTAAAAAGCTCCCTATTGTACATTCAAAACTCTATATACTCTgagtctgaattattaacccttttgagaatgttttattcttttggaattatttcccaaatgatgcctaacagagcaaggaatttttcacagtattttctgtaatattttttcttctggagaaagtcttatttgttttatttcagctagaataaaagcggtttttaattttttgaaatgcttttttaagcaatgtttttttagattgtctacagaacaaaccatcactatacaatgacttgcctaattaccctaacttacctagttatacctttaaatgtcactagtatgaatactagtatcttgaaaaaatctagtcaaatattatttattatttacatggcaaagataaaagaaatcagttactaaaaatgagttattaaaactatcatgtttagaaatgtgttggggaaaaatatacagggggctaaaaattcaggaggtctaataatgcAAACTTTAACTATATACACaacaaaatcttttatttttttgcagattaGGTCAACATTGCGATAATACTGTATACTGTGATAAAACTGatgaaaaaaattctgtcataagcATAGTGCTGATATAGTAAGAGCAGTGCTGTGTGTGTTTCCTCAGTTCTGCAGTACCTCTTGTCTTGTCGTGTCCATGTTCCAGACGGTTATTCCTCCATCAGCAGAGCAGGACACAAGCTGACGGGTCAGAGGCAGATACCGCAACGCCTGGACCTTCTCACTGACACGgacaagcagagagagagagaataatagAACGTAACAATGTAACTAAACAGATTTCCAACATACACCGCTGTACAATTGTCTAATTGTCTAAAATTTATCTTttgctcatcaaggctgcattaatgtcataaaaattatattttttctaggttttgtatatatttttaatgtttcacttttaatgcaatatttaaaagGGGGCCTATAATGCAAAAAGCACTTTTAttaggggtttaaacagttgtgtggcagcagtctgtgaatTTTATACTTGATGAAAAGTATTTTGTACTTGTCATTGGCagaggaaagccccacccactagtgaccatctctccctcattagcataggaccttagttgtttttgaatctgccactatgctgatacgcaggcatttatagctccgccctcttttgaaaagagcacaatctcatcatttgaatttaaagcaacagtcaccaaaacaccacaaataGGACCAAAGCCTAAAGGAGgctgtttcaaagagttataaaacattattatgcaTGTGGAAGAGTATGTATATTTGGGTGGGTGTGAGTGCGATATATTCTCACTGGTGTCCCTGCAGTAGTAATGTGCGTCCCTGTCTGCCACCGATATCCCACATGATCACACTGTGATCAGACGCTCCGGAAAACAGCCACCTGTGAACTGGATCCCAGTACAATGCTCCAACACTacctgcacacacacgcacacattattAATAGACAGTATCTTAGTCATTGTTTACATAATGTCAAGTGCCTTGGCAATAATTAACATCATGCCAGTAAAGATCACTGGAACTGAATTGAGACACAGACagacatctatccatccatccatccatccatccatccatccatctatctatctgtctatctatacacatatatatatatacacacatatatatacacatatatatacacatatatatacacatatatacacacatatatacacacatatatacacacatatatacacacacacacacatatggtttccgctacattcattcttccatgccAGGGTGACATgcacgccaagattcatcccgccacggctacattacagcttctcattcaaaacattctatttttttaatagcgggtgataatcgcaccaaaacgtattaaaaggcaAGTGAATTTTAACagtgcaaacttttctgtaaccgtagtagggctgtgcgtcatttgtttaaccctttaaggttgcGTGCttactgactgtgacaggtgcgtgaggccagcaaacacgacgtatagccgttttactttacttcaggacgcattaataccagatatatatatatacacacatacaaacatatatacatacatatgtatatatccATGTATTTATGTATCCTtctatgcatttatgtatttatttatccatccatctatctatccatccatccatgcatccatctatctatttttccatccatcgaTTTAtgcatctatcaatccatccatccgtctatccgcctgtatgtctgtctgtctatctgtcaaatctatctatccatccatccatccatctatgcatctatctatctatctatctatctatctatctatctatctatctaagcatttatgtatctatttatctatctatctgctatctgtctatctatgcaTTTATGTATCTATTTTTCTATTTACTATAAATGTTTTGGCAATACATTGCAACaattgtcatgccaataaagtaaGTCTGAAAATGAAACGGTAGACGAGTGTTCCAGCATGACGTTCAATCAAAAGCTCAGGTGTGAAATCAGTTTCCCTTCTTTCACGAAACAGTGAGAGCAGCTAACAGGAGACACTTAGATATACT
This genomic interval from Danio aesculapii chromosome 15, fDanAes4.1, whole genome shotgun sequence contains the following:
- the LOC130241726 gene encoding WD repeat and FYVE domain-containing protein 1-like codes for the protein MCRYDNDTQHAFVGDYSGQITLLKLDEHSCSVITTLKGHEGSVGALYWDPVHRWLFSGASDHSVIMWDIGGRQGRTLLLQGHHEKVQALRYLPLTRQLVSCSADGGITVWNMDTTRQEAPQWLDSDSCQKCEQPFFWNIKQMWDTKTLGLRQHHCRKCGKAICGKCSSKRSTYPIMGFEFQVRMCDDCFNTIKEDDRTPLATFHEGKHSIAHMDMDPNRGLMVTCGSDRVVKIWDMTQVVGSSVAAGFSHR